The Streptomyces sp. NBC_00576 genome contains the following window.
CCGGCTTCGGCGAGGGCACGGCCCTGCGCGTCCTGGACGGTCTCGCCCGTATCCAGACCGCGATGGACGCGGCGACCCAGGCGTGCACGACCGAGGTGCTCACCGTCCAGCCGGGCGGTATCCGCCGCGAGTACGAACTCTCGGAGGGCCTGCACCGGGCGCTCGAACTGCGCGAGCGCGGCGTACGGATGCGGGGCCTGTACAACCATGTGGCCCGGCACGGACAGGGACTGCTCAACTACCTCGAACTGGTGGGTGGAGCCGCCGAGGCGCGCACCCTCGACGAGGTGGTCGAGCGGCTGATCCTCTTCGACCGCACGGTGGCCTTCATCCCGGCGAACGCGGAGCGGACGGTCGCGCTGGAGATCCGCCACCCGGCGCTGGTGCGCTACCTCGGCACGGTCTTCGACCGCCTGTGGCGCCTGGCGATCCCGCTGACGGCCCCGCTCCCCGATACGGGCATCGAGGGCATCTCGCACCGAGAGCGGTCGATTGCCGCGCTACTCGCGGAGGGCCACCAGGACGCGGTGGTCGCGGAGCGGCTGGGCATCAGCGTGCGGACTTGCCGGGCACACATCGCCCGGCTCTCGGAGACGCTGGGGGCGGCGAGCCGGACGCAGTTGGGGGTGCGGATCGCACAGGCGGGACTGGACAGGCCGCCGGCCGTCGCCGAGCCGGGCGGCGACGCGACGCTCAGCCTTCCGGCGCCGACGGTTCCACCGACGACTCCGGCCCCAGCTCCGGCTCCAGAATCCCCGACTGCCCGATGAGGTAGCCGAGTTGGGCGCGGCTCTCGCTGCCGAGGGTGGTGGCGAGTTTGGCGATGTGGACGCGGGCGCTACGGACGTTCAAGCCGAGGCGGTTCGCGATGACGGCGTCGGTGTGGCCCTCGACGAGGAGGGCGGCGATGGTCCGTTGGCGGGGGGTGACACCGTTGAGGGACGGGCGTTGGACGGCCTGGGGGTACATCGGGGTGGCCAACTGCCACAGCCGTTCGAAGGTGTTCACGAAGTACGCGATGATCGCCGGCTGGCGGATTTCGAGGGCGACGTTGGAGTCTGTCGGGCGCGTCCGGTCGGTAATAAAGGCGACGGTCCGGTCGATGATGAGGATGCGGTCGGTGATCTCGTCCAGATAGCGGGCCTCCGCGTCCCCTCTCAGCTTCTCGTAGCGGGCGAAGACGAGGGGCTGGTGGCGCGTCGTAGCCTGGTAGAGAGTACGAATGCGGGCGCCCTGGTCGAGTAGGGCCTGGTCCCGGTCCATGGCGACGACATGCGCCCGTCCGCTGTTCTCGTTGCCGTACTCGATGCTCGGTTGGATGGAGAGAAGTTCCCGGGAGGCGGCGGCCATGGCCTCGGTGATGGCCTGGTTGGTCCGCTTGTTGCTGAGAAGGATGCTGATCGTCGGCGATGCGCTCCGCCGCGCCGCGCAGCAGCCGGTGCAGGGCGACCGACGGGGCGACGGGCTCCAACCGGCTCAGGTCGTCGACGACCGGGTGCAGCAGCCCGAGGTCGACCAGACAAGGAGCGTCGCCCGCGTCGGCACTCGGTACGTGGCCTTCTCGCAGGGCGCGCTGGTAAAGCATCGATGCCGGTTCGCACAGCTCTTCCAGGCCGTGGTCCGGGTGGGTGGCCGAGGTCACGTCGTGGCTCTCCTCAGCGGTCCTGGTCCAGGATCCCCGACTGCGCGATCAGGAACCCGAGCTGGGCGCGGCTGCCGCTGCCCAGGGAGGTGGCCAGCTTGGCGATGTGGGCGCGGCAGGTGCGTACGTTCATTCCGAGGCGGCGTGCGATGGCCTCGTCGACGTGGCCCTCGATGAGGAGCTTGGCGATGGAGTGCTGGACGGGGGTGATGCCGTTGGGGTCGACATCGTTCGGGACGTTCTCAGTCAAGGGGACCGCGCGCTGCCAGAGCTGCTCGAAGACCTTGCTGAGGTACATGACGAGTCCGGGGTGTCGGAGTTCGAGAGCGACACGCCGGTCGTCACTCGCGGGGATGAAGGCAACTGTCCGGTCGAAGATGATCAGGCGTTCGATGAGCTCTTCCAGCGTACGGACCTGGATCTTGCCGTCGGATATGTGCTCGATGTAGGCCAGTGTGCTCTGGCTGTGCCGGGCGGTGTGCTGATAAAGGGTGCGCATCCTGACCCCGCGGTCGGTGAGTGGCCTGTCGCGCTCCAGGGCCTGCATCAGGGTGTCGGCGTGCCGGCCACCGCCGGGCTGGATGGTGAGCATCTCGGTATGGCACTCGGCGTTGGCATAGTCCAGCGCCGTGTTGATCCGGTCGAAGCCTTCCAGCACGGTGATGGCGTGGATACTCGCCTGGCTCTGGGTACTGATCGCGATAAACGGGTCGAAGGCATCGGTCAGCTCGACCGTATGGCGCCGGGTCTCCTGGATCTCGCGCTCCAGTGGATGCAGTCGCTGCGCGAGGGCGACAGCCGGCGGAACCGGACGCAGCCAGTTCGCGTCATCCGGATCAGGATGGAGCAGCGCGAACTCAAGCAGGCACGGAGCTGGTTCCACCTCTCCGCGGGTGATTTTTCCTGAGCGCAGAGCGCTGGCGTAGATCCGCGTCCCTTCGTCGCACAACTCAGTGACAGCGTGGGAATGTGCCGGTTTGGTGTCTTTAGTTGTCATTTCTCCACCCCCCAGGGTCCTGAACGTGCAGGAACATGATGCATCGCTCCTGTGGCATTGACGTGCCTGAATAAGCCATCGTCTTGTTGCGACGGGGGAGAAGATTCGATCGAGTTAGGACGAAGCCGACTATGCGCGTGAGATTGCTTGGTTCAGTACTTGCCACCGTCTTCTCCGTCGCAGTGGCTGTCGGTGCTCTTGGAGGTTCAGGGCTGGCCGATCCGGCGGTCCCTCCGCCTGACAGCGGCTGGGACTCCGTACAGGCCACGGATCCGGTGTTTCCGGCAGACAGTGGCTGGGACTCCGTACAGGCCGCGAGTTCGGTGTTTCCGGCAGACAGTGGCTGGGACTCGACTCCGGTGGAAGCGGACGTATGACCACCCCTCCGGACGATCGCTCTTTCCGTCGAGAAATGGCGTCAGCCTACCGCTCCGGCTGGCACTTCATCGACCTGGTCACCGCCGTCCCCCACAGCGGTGACTCGCTGATGGTGACCGTGTTCGGAGAGCCGGTCGTCGTGACGCGGGACGACGAAGAGGACGTGAGGGCATACCGGTGTCTGCGGCGGCCTCGGGGGGCGCCGCAGCCCGTACGGTGTGCGATTCGGTACGGAATGATCTTTGTGAACCTGGATCAGCGCGATCACCGGCTGGACCACCCCGACATCCCGGATATCCCCGATATCCAGGACGTACAGACCATCTCAGCCACCCCCCGCAGTGCCTGACGCGATTCCCCCGTCGCAGTAGATCGCTCAGGTGCTTCCCCCCAGTAGCGGCGTCACCGTGACCTGAACACGGTGACGCCGCTGCTATTTCTGGTGAAATATCGGGGTTTGGGTGCCACTCGGCACGGGTAATGCACCCATCTCCTTGGCTGAAAGTAGCCGTTCCCCGTTGCTGTTTCCGCCGTCCATCCGTCATCCAGGATGGGCGGTTTTCCGTCTGTCCGGCCGTACCCCCACTCGCACCTTGAGTGGAATAGACTCAACTTTGTGTACGTTGGCTGTGTCAGTCACGAAGTGGAAGGGAGACAGCGACCGTGGACGCCGAGCTGACCAACAGGAGCCGGGACGCGATCAACGCGGCCACCAGCAGGGCCGTGTCCGGGGGGCACCCGGACCTGACACCCGCGCACCTGCTGCTGGCGCTGCTCGCCGGTGAGGACAACGAGAACATCACCGACCTGCTGGCCGCGGCCGACGCCGACCAGGCGGCCGTACGCGCGGGCGCCGAGCGCGTCCTCGCGAGCCTGCCCAGCGTGACCGGCTCGACCGTCGCACCCCCACAGCCCAACCGGGAACTTCTTTCGGTCATCGCCGATGCGGCCGAACGGGCGAAGGAGCTTGGCGACGAGTACCTCTCCACCGAGCACCTCCTCATCGGCATCGCCGCGAAGGGCGGCCCCGCCGGGGACGTACTCTCCCAGCAGGGCGCCGGCGCGAAGAAGCTGCTGGACGCGTTCCAGAAGAGCAGGGGAGGGCGTCGCGTGACCACAGCCGACCCCGAGGGCCAGTACAAGGCGCTCGAGAAGTTCGGTACGGACTTCACGGCCGCCGCCCGGGAGGGCAAGCTCGACCCGGTCATCGGCCGTGACCAGGAGATCCGCCGGGTCGTCCAGGTGCTGTCCCGCCGGACGAAGAACAACCCGGTCCTCATCGGCGAACCCGGCGTCGGCAAGACAGCCGTGGTCGAGGGCCTCGCCCAGCGCATCGTCAAGGGCGACGTACCGGAGTCCCTGAAGAACAAGCGGCTGGTGTCGTTGGATCTCGGTGCGATGGTTGCCGGGGCGAAGTACCGGGGCGAGTTCGAGGAGCGCCTGAAGACGGTCCTGGCGGAGATCAAGGACTCCGACGGCCAGATCGTCACCTTCATCGACGAACTTCACACGGTCGTCGGCGCGGGCGCCGGCGGCGACTCCGCGATGGACGCCGGCAACATGCTGAAGCCGATGCTGGCCCGCGGCGAGCTGCGGATGGTCGGCGCGACCACGCTGGACGAATACCGGGAGCGGATCGAGAAGGACCCCGCCCTGGAGCGCCGCTTCCAGCAGGTCCTGGTGGCGGAGCCGAGCGTCGAGGACACGATCGCGATCCTGCGCGGCCTCAAGGGCAGGTACGAGGCCCACCACAAGGTCGTCATCGCCGACAGCGCGCTGGTCGCGGCGGCGACCCTCTCCGACCGCTACATCACCTCCCGCTTCCTCCCCGACAAGGCGATCGACCTGGTCGACGAGGCGGCGTCACGCCTTCGCATGGAGATCGACTCCTCCCCCCTCGAAATCGACGAACTCCAGCGCGCCGTGGACCGGTTGAAGATGGAGGAACTCGCGCTGGACAAGGAGACCGACCCGGCCTCGCGCGAGCGCCTGGAACGGCTGCGCCGTGATCTCGCCGACAAGGAGGAGGAGTTGCGCGGTCTGACGGCCCGTTGGGAGAAGGAGAAGCAGTCCCTCAACCGGGTCGGTGAGCTGAAGGAGAAGCTCGACGAACTCCGCGGCCAGGCCGAACGCGCCCAGCGCGACGGCGACTTCGACTCCGCGTCCAAGCTCCTCTACGGCGAGATCCCCACCCTGGAAAAGGACCTGGAGGAAGCCTCGGAGGCCGAGGAGGAGGCCTCCAAGGACACCATGGTCAAGGAGGAGGTCGGCCCCGACGACATCGCGGACGTGGTCGGCGCCTGGACCGGCATCCCCGCCGGCCGTCTCCTGGAGGGCGAGACCCAGAAACTCCTGCGCATGGAGGAGGAGTTGGGCCGCCGCCTGATCGGCCAGTCGGAGGCGGTCCAGGCGGTCTCGGACGCCGTACGGCGGACACGCGCGGGCATCGCGGACCCGGACCGCCCGACCGGCTCCTTCCTCTTCCTCGGTCCGACAGGCGTCGGCAAGACGGAACTGGCGAAGGCACTGGCCGACTTCCTCTTCGACGACGAGCGGGCGATGGTCCGCATCGACATGTCGGAGTACGGCGAGAAGCACACCGTCGCCCGCCTCGTCGGCGCCCCGCCCGGGTACGTCGGCTACGAGGAGGGCGGCCAGCTGACGGAGGCGGTGCGGCGCCGCCCCTACAGCGTGGTGCTCCTGGACGAGGTCGAGAAGGCCCACCCGGAGGTCTTCGACGTCCTCCTCCAGGTCCTCGACGACGGCCGCCTCACGGACGGCCAGGGCCGGACCATCGACTTCCGCAACGCGATCCTCGTCCTGACGTCGAACCTGGGCAGTCAGTTCCTGGTCGAGCCGCTGACGTCGGCGGAGGAGAAGAAGCAGCAGGTGCTTGAGGTGGTCCGGAGCTCCTTCAAGCCGGAGTTCCTGAACCGCCTGGACGACATGGTCGTCTTCTCCGCCCTGAACAAGGAGGAGCTGGAGCGCATCGCGGGCCTCCAGATCGACCGCCTCGCCAAGCGTCTGGCCGAACGCCGTCTCACCCTGGACGTCACCCCGGCCGCCCTGGCCTGGCTCGCCGAGGAGGGAAACGACCCGGCCTACGGCGCCCGCCCGCTCCGCCGCCTCATCCAGACGGCGATCGGCGACCGCCTCGCCAAGGAGATCCTGGCGGGCGAGGTCAAGGATGGCGACACGGTACGGGTGGACGCCTTCGGGGACGGGCTGATCGTGGGGCCGACCACGGGCAAGACGCTGTAGCCACTGGCTGCGGCACGCTGTTTTCGGACGCTCACGGTCGGCGCACGAGGGCGGCTGTTGCCGGTCGGGGGCGAAGCAAGAGAGGGTGGGGAGTGTACGTCTGGTCTCAGCGATGGCCGGACGAGCCAGACGACTGCAGGAGTGTTCACGTATGACCATCGACCCGTCCTCGATCCCTAACTTCGGGGGCCAGCCCGAGCCGCAGCAGGGACCGACAGGCCCCGTCGTCCCGGATCAGGACCTTGTGAAGCAGCTCCTCGAACAGATGGAGCTGAAGTACGTCCTTGACGACGAGGGTGACCTCGCGGCGCCGTGGGAGCAGTTCCGTACGTACTTCATGTTCCGTGGTGAGGGTGACCAGCAGGTCTTCTCGGTTCGGACCTTCTACGACCGGCCGCACCAGATCGAGGTGAAGCCCGCGCTTCTGGAGTCGATCGACGACTGGAACCGGCGGACCCTGTGGCCCAAGGTCTACAGCCACACGCACGACGACGGCACCGTGCGCCTGATCGGCGAGGCGCAGATGCTGATCGGGACCGGCGTCAGCCTGGAGCACTTCGTGTCGTCGACGGTGAGCTGGGTGCGGGCCGCGATCGAGTTCGACAAGTGGCTCGTCGAGCAGCTCGGCCTCGAAGAGGAGATCGACGAGGCGGAGAAGCCCGAGGACGACGAGGCGTAGTCCCCGTAGT
Protein-coding sequences here:
- a CDS encoding helix-turn-helix transcriptional regulator codes for the protein MAGHGTDEHPHGADRLCEAGDRIYSRAVRRGRVLRRDAETVPCLLELALLHPDPDDMAWLVPTSPQEVMTRLLRGVYDEVSASQRRVGSAVEAFERYTSLREESQYAGSGSGTGGGPGFGEGTALRVLDGLARIQTAMDAATQACTTEVLTVQPGGIRREYELSEGLHRALELRERGVRMRGLYNHVARHGQGLLNYLELVGGAAEARTLDEVVERLILFDRTVAFIPANAERTVALEIRHPALVRYLGTVFDRLWRLAIPLTAPLPDTGIEGISHRERSIAALLAEGHQDAVVAERLGISVRTCRAHIARLSETLGAASRTQLGVRIAQAGLDRPPAVAEPGGDATLSLPAPTVPPTTPAPAPAPESPTAR
- a CDS encoding helix-turn-helix transcriptional regulator produces the protein MTTKDTKPAHSHAVTELCDEGTRIYASALRSGKITRGEVEPAPCLLEFALLHPDPDDANWLRPVPPAVALAQRLHPLEREIQETRRHTVELTDAFDPFIAISTQSQASIHAITVLEGFDRINTALDYANAECHTEMLTIQPGGGRHADTLMQALERDRPLTDRGVRMRTLYQHTARHSQSTLAYIEHISDGKIQVRTLEELIERLIIFDRTVAFIPASDDRRVALELRHPGLVMYLSKVFEQLWQRAVPLTENVPNDVDPNGITPVQHSIAKLLIEGHVDEAIARRLGMNVRTCRAHIAKLATSLGSGSRAQLGFLIAQSGILDQDR
- the clpB gene encoding ATP-dependent chaperone ClpB: MDAELTNRSRDAINAATSRAVSGGHPDLTPAHLLLALLAGEDNENITDLLAAADADQAAVRAGAERVLASLPSVTGSTVAPPQPNRELLSVIADAAERAKELGDEYLSTEHLLIGIAAKGGPAGDVLSQQGAGAKKLLDAFQKSRGGRRVTTADPEGQYKALEKFGTDFTAAAREGKLDPVIGRDQEIRRVVQVLSRRTKNNPVLIGEPGVGKTAVVEGLAQRIVKGDVPESLKNKRLVSLDLGAMVAGAKYRGEFEERLKTVLAEIKDSDGQIVTFIDELHTVVGAGAGGDSAMDAGNMLKPMLARGELRMVGATTLDEYRERIEKDPALERRFQQVLVAEPSVEDTIAILRGLKGRYEAHHKVVIADSALVAAATLSDRYITSRFLPDKAIDLVDEAASRLRMEIDSSPLEIDELQRAVDRLKMEELALDKETDPASRERLERLRRDLADKEEELRGLTARWEKEKQSLNRVGELKEKLDELRGQAERAQRDGDFDSASKLLYGEIPTLEKDLEEASEAEEEASKDTMVKEEVGPDDIADVVGAWTGIPAGRLLEGETQKLLRMEEELGRRLIGQSEAVQAVSDAVRRTRAGIADPDRPTGSFLFLGPTGVGKTELAKALADFLFDDERAMVRIDMSEYGEKHTVARLVGAPPGYVGYEEGGQLTEAVRRRPYSVVLLDEVEKAHPEVFDVLLQVLDDGRLTDGQGRTIDFRNAILVLTSNLGSQFLVEPLTSAEEKKQQVLEVVRSSFKPEFLNRLDDMVVFSALNKEELERIAGLQIDRLAKRLAERRLTLDVTPAALAWLAEEGNDPAYGARPLRRLIQTAIGDRLAKEILAGEVKDGDTVRVDAFGDGLIVGPTTGKTL
- a CDS encoding YbjN domain-containing protein, with the protein product MTIDPSSIPNFGGQPEPQQGPTGPVVPDQDLVKQLLEQMELKYVLDDEGDLAAPWEQFRTYFMFRGEGDQQVFSVRTFYDRPHQIEVKPALLESIDDWNRRTLWPKVYSHTHDDGTVRLIGEAQMLIGTGVSLEHFVSSTVSWVRAAIEFDKWLVEQLGLEEEIDEAEKPEDDEA